The Phragmites australis chromosome 1, lpPhrAust1.1, whole genome shotgun sequence genomic interval GGGAACATCCAAATATGAATCAGGTAGCACCAAAGAACTCCCGGCAATCATTCAAAAGGTAGCAAAATCGGCAAAATTAAATTCAATTCAAGCATCATTATGCAAAAGAATCTTACATAAAAATAGACTAGTCCAAATTCCACCGTTAACTTTGTGTGATAACTCCTCTGAAATCAAAGCCCCAAACCCTATATATGATCTCAGTGAATTGTGCAGGCGTGACGGCCAGCAGGTCGTCGTCTCATTGGGCGTGACGGCCAGCAGGTCCGCCCATGCACTTACACCCAACTTTGTTGAGATCGAATCGTTAGGCTCGACCATACGTTATCACATTATCAAACTTTATGGAGTCCACATTATCAAGCTTCATTGAGCCGAGCTTACGTTACCAAGTTTAACCGAACCAAGTTTAAGTTGACATTGCCACATGTCATACCTACTATGAAGGATCAATATGTTACTAGTTTATCGATTTTGACGGAGTCTAGGTCGTATCTCGAAACCTAACATAGGCTCATTCGAGCTTTGTATCAAGCTTAAGCCAATGCACGTAGGTGGTTTGAGCTCAGATAGTCAGGAAGAACGCATTAGCAACgaaacatatataattttataaaatttgctaatTATCTGTCGACATATTATAGGAGAGAATCTATCAAATTTTCATAATACATACCAATGGGTGGTCGTCTTCTCCGGCGAGCTCCTCATCATCTCCGGCAAGGCCATTGTTTaaggttagggttttgggtcGAGGATTTTTGTGCCCTCCGGCTGTAGAGGGAGCTTCGGGGGAGGCCACCGGCTTGGCAATGGTGGCGGTCGCGGGGCGGGGCAGCGAGGCGGCGGGGGCACCGCCAGCCGGGTGCGATGGAGGACTAACGGTTGCGCGGGGATGGTGGCAGGGGTGTCGAGGTAGGAAGGGTTAGTGGTGGCGGCGTTCAAGGACGATGGATATGGAGGTGTGGGCGCCGCTGGAACCGTTGAGGGAGGTGGTGACAGCAGTGGACCGCGGGAATGAGAAGCGGTGGTGGCgaaggagggagaggggtggcagaggagggaggggtgATGGAGATGGGCAGACCGCGCTGAAGCCGGGCACGGCGCCGGTGAGACGGCGGGGAGCCGGTGTGTGGGACAGTGGCGCCACCAGAGCCGAGCGCGGAGGCAGGGGTGCCGTCGGAGCTAGGTGGGGAGGGGTGACGATGGGGGAGCAAGGGGAGGAGAAGCGCTGGTTGCAGAGAAGGGAGAGGAGTGGTAGAGGAGAGAGGAACTGTGGAGATGTGCCGGCCACGGCGCCAGCGCAGCAGCGGGGAGCCGATGCGTGGGGCAGGGGCGGAGTGACGGTAGAGAGTAGGGTGCTCAGGAGTGCTCGATTCGGGCAAGGTATGTTGTAGAAGAAACCAAGGAGGGAGATGGGCCATTGGATCTCTATTCTACGGCCACAAAATCCAATAAATGTAGGAGTAAATAATCTATCGATAGACAGGTAGTCACTCcctaattttatttaaaaaacttgAATAAACAAAAATGATCAAATTTCATGGAACGGTATAGCTTCTCCGTGAGTAATTGTCATTCTGATGAAGAAGAGACGCGAGAAGAAGTATAGCTTCGTTGCAGACAAGACACAGTGGTTCACTCATTGTGATGTGCCTTGGTTACAGTTCAGGGCAGTTAAAGAGAAAACCATGAACAAACACTTTAACATTTTATTCGGTTCAATTTCAGACACCCCACCATGGATAGAAGCTACATCTGTGATTTTGCTATGAACGGACTAGAGCTCAAGATAAGACTCTATGATCTGGTCCATTCTATGCCTACCAGTATTGCTATAGAGCCCATAGGAAGGACCGAGGTTACGCAAAGAACACAGCTCGAAGCCTAGGGCTTGCTCATCTGCATGACTACGATGCATTTTCAACACGAGTAAATACCATTTCTAGTGGAGAGGAAACGCGAGAAGTATGATAGCTTCGTTACAAATAAGACACAATGGTTCGCTCCTTGTGATGCGCCTTAGTTACAGTTCAGGCAGTGAAAGAGAAGGCCGCGAACAAACAACTTCTACTTTTTGTTCGGGTCGATTTTAGCCACCCCACCGTGGATAGAAGCTAAGTCTGCAATTTTGTTATACGACGGACTGGAGCTCAAGATAATCATCTATGATCTGATCCATTCTTTATCTAACAGCATTGTTATAGACCCATAGGGAGGACCAAGGTCAGGCAAAGAATGGAGCTCGGAGCCTAACGCTTGGCTTCTGTATGACTACGGTGtattttctatacgagtaaatGTCATTTTTAATGGAGAGGAGATGCGAGAAGAAGTATAGCTTCGTTGCAGATAAGATACAGTGGTTCGCTTATTATGATGTGTTTTGGTTATAAATCAGGACAGTGAAAGAGAAAGTCAGACCAAACGCTATGAAAGAAAAATCCATAAACAAACAACTTTTACTTTTTATTAAGCTCCTATTCATTACGTTGCAAAATCCACCATGAACAAACGCTTGGCTAAACGCTTAGCTCCGAGGTGTAGATCTTCATAAACAAATgcttatatttttaaataaaaacttATAAAAATATGCTATCATTTTAAAAAGATTTAGATTTAGACTCTGAGAGAAAGGGATATGTCGCTCTTATAAAAAGTaacatatttaaaataaaaataaaaataatgttataatatttttaaaattcaaaacactattaaaaatatcatgaaaaattaaaaattatatggtGTTGAGGATACTATATTCTAActcttaaaaaatttcaacagACGATAGGTGGCATGACACCTTTTCAACAAATGACATGAGTCTagatttataactttttaaaatagatatatatatatatatatttaatttttaaatataaaaaattcggTGTCTCGCATCAAATCGAACCGGCTCGAACCCAATCCGGCCCAAACAAAACCACCTCCCGTCCCGACCTCCGTCTCTCGAGTCACCCTCCTCCCTTCCGATCTAAACCCGCCGAAACCCTAATCCCCATGGCCGCCGCCATGGGCAACCCCATCCTGACCCTCCCGGCGCCGGAGGGCGACGGCAGCGATGCCGACCACAAGCAGCTGCAggcgccgcctccccctccccctcccggcgcGAAGGCGGAACCCCCGGCGACGGTGGCCACCCACACGCGCACCATAGGCATCATCCACCCGCCCCCCGACATCCGCGTGATCATCGAGAAGACGGCCACCTTCGTCGCCAAGAACGGGCCCGAGTTCGAGCGCCGCATCATCTCCCACAACCAGGGCAACGCCAAGTTCAACTTCCTCCAGCCCTCCGACCCCTACCACGCCTACTACCAGCACCGGGTCTCCGAGCTCGCCTCCGCGCCGCCCGGCGCCGACGCGCCGTCGGGCGGCGAACCCGACGGCGCCGACTCCGCGGCCCTCGCTGCCGCGGCCGATGGCGCAGTGCCGGCCGACGGTGCCGCCACAGCGGACGCGAAGCCCGACCACTCGGCGCCCTTCCGCGTGCCGCCGCCGACCAAGGTGCTGGTGCCGCCCAAGGCGGAGCTGTACACGGTGCGGCTGCCCGAGGGTATCACCGGGGAGGAGCTGGACATCATCAAGCTGACCGCGCAGTTCGTGGCGAGGAACGGGAAAAACTTCCTGACGAGCCTGGCGCAGCGCGAGAGCAACAACATGCAGTTCCACTTCATCCGGCCCACGCACAGCATGTTCCCGTTCTTCACGTCGCTCACGGACGCGTATTCGAGGGTGCTGAAGCCGGAGGCGGGACTGCTGAAGGAGCTGCGGGAGGGGTCGAAGGACCTGACCACGGTGCTGGAGAGATGCCTGAACCGGCTGGAGTGGGACCGGTCGCAGGAACAGGCGAGGCAGCAGGCTGAGGACGAGATTGAGCAGGAGAGGATGCAAATGTCGATGATTGACTGGCATGATTTTGTTGTTGTCGAGACAATTGAGTTTGCAGATGATGAGTTCGAGGGACTTCCTGTGCCACCTACTCTAGAGGAGTTGAAGCGCCGGAAGAGGATGGAGAACTTGGGAGAAGAGGAAGCTATGGAATTGACTGAACCGGCTAAAGAGGTTGAAATGGAGATGGATGAAGAGGAGATGCAACTTGTTGAGGAAGGAATGCGGGCAACACGACTTGAGGAGAATGATAGGACACAAGTTAAGGTGGCTGGTGACGAGGAGCCGCCAATGAGGATTGTCAAGAACTACAAGAGGCCTGAGGAGAGGATCCCTGCAGAAAGGGACCCAACCAAGTTTGTTGTCTCGCCAATAACTGGGGAGCTGATTCCAATCAGCGAGATGGAGGAACACATGCGCATCTCACTCATTGACCCCAAATACAAGGAGCAGAAAGAGAGGATGTTGGCCAAGATTAAGGAAACCACCCTCGCTCCCGACGATGAGATTTCTCGGAACATTGTTGGTCTTGCTCGCACTCGCCCTGATATTTTTGGGACCACTGAGGAGGAGGTCTCTAATGCTGTCAAGGcagaaattgagaagaaaaaggatgagCAGCCGAAGCAGGTTATTTGGGATGGTCATTCTGGTAGCATAGGTCGGACTGCCACTGAAGCATTGGCTGTGGGTCGTGAGGAACATGTCGATTCTTCAAATGTTGATGGGAGACCTATTCCTGGCTCAGCTCCACTTATCCGGCCTGGCATGCCATTACCCCGACCTCCTCAACCACTTCCGCTGGTTAATGTACCTCGCTTTATTGCTCCAAATGCACCACAATATTCTCATATGTCTGGAGTTCCACAAATGATGCCTCACATGCatccacctcaacaacagatACCAGGCCAGCCGCCCATGATTAGGATGCCTGGCCAAATGGGTCATATGCCAACTAGTATTCCTCCGCCTCCTGGTCAGGCTCAGTTTATGCCTGGTCCACCACGTCCATTCTCTATGCCCCCGCTGCAACACATGCCACCCATGATCAATCCCATTGGAATCCCTCAGCCTCCAGCACCGCCTCTACCTCCGCAGCCTCCAGCCGAGGAGCAGCCACCTCCACCTGATGAACCAGAACCTAAGAGGCAGAGAACAGATGATGCTGCTCTTATCCCGGCAGAGCAGTTCCTTGCCCAGCATCCGGTAATGACTCTTCAAATAGGCGGTCCATTTATCTTTTGTTCCTTACTTTCCAagtttttttagatgaattatATTGCAATTTTAGGACTCTGGTATGCTAATCTATTCTCTTGTCTGCAGGGTCCTGCTCGCATCTCGGTATCTGTACCCAACCTTGATGAAGGAAACTTGCGAGGACAAGTTTTGGTGATTTCTGTCCAATCACTGTCAGATACAGTAGGTAGTCTGAAGGAGCAGATTGCTGGAGAATTGCAGCTCCCTGCAAATAAGCAGAAGTTGAGTGTGAGGACTAGTTTCCTCAAAGACAACCTTACACTTGCTTACTACAATGTGGGTCCTGGAGTGGTGATCAATCTAACGCTGAGGGAGCGTGGTGGGAGAAAGAAATGAACCTTCTTGACCTCAGTATGGTGGCAGGTTAATGCTTACAACCATAGTTCAGCAGCTATCATGGAGAATCTTTTTACTGGATCTTGCTGTCGTATTTTTCTTATTATGTTCTTTTCTATGCTAAGCACTATACTTTGTGTTATGTGAACTTGATACATTCCTATTATCTTACTATGGTTAAATGCTGTGAAGTGTTCTGCCTTGTATATGTTATTGGAGGGTTCTAATAGATACCTACTTGGCCACTTAATGTTACATCAGATATCTGCTCTATCTTTTGTTTGGTCTTGTGAGATTTCAATCTACATTAAGAGTGCATGCTTCCTGTTTTCTGTGATATGTTTTTTTCCTTATGCGAGTATGTGTTATTGTAGAGTCCTTTGTGCAACATCGGTGGGGGTACTGTTTCTCCGAGTGGTTATTCTGAAAGGTTTGGCTGGATGATTATTGTTTTAGTTCTATTTGAATAGTGGGCAATGCCTCTGATGTTCAAATTCTTTTTGACAGAATGGCATGGCATCCATCAGGTCACTGCTGCTGGGATCTTTGGAGTAGGAGATGTTTAGTTTGGGATATGTAATCTCTGGTTGTTTCATTCTGTTATTGCACTAAGTTTTAGATACGCTGCGTACGAACCTCCAGAGAGTATTGTTGTATGCTAACCGTTTTTGCCATACTGTATGTTTTCACAAGTCACCGACATACGAACCTCCAGAGAGTATTGTTTTATGCTAACCGTTTTTTGCCATACTGTATGTTTTCACAAGTCACCGACATACCTGTGTTTCAGTTATGGTGTTGCATCTGGACCGTGTATATGCACCTGTGCATACAAGTTTCCAGCTATATATGAGGTATTACTCATTCCCATGCCACATTCTTTTGCAGTTCCGACATTGATGCAGAAAATGCATGTCCAAATCAAATGAGTGCATTCAACCATCGACTTGGTGCTGTAGATTAGGTTAGCCCCACCtagatttgttttattttttaggaaTGTAACATGTTTTTGGTTGGTTGTTACTTGGCCTTCCCTTCTCGGTCATATGTATTCAGTTTGAACTTGTTAGAGGCAGCAAGCCAATAGTGCCATATAAGTTAACAGGTCAGGTACTACTACATTCACAAATATTTGTTTAGCACGGGAACATACTACCTTGAATATTAGTAATATCTATTCCGCTGTAGACATTACTATTGAAGTAGTTTTTATGATGGATCAGTAAGCTATTTCCACTTGGGCAATCTGGATAGTTGGTGCAGTACTTCAAGTTAGAACAATTTGATTGCCAGCATTTTTTCCTTGGGGGTCGCTTATAGCTGACATCGTCTTTTGGGTAGCCTGACAGAGAGTGTGCAAGACTAGAACCTGTTTCGGTTGTAGCTTGTGTATACTGTGGGATGGTTGCTTTCAGTCTCCTGTTTCTTCCCAATCATATTTTAGAGCTAACACGGTTAAGATCATGTTGATTTGTTACCATCA includes:
- the LOC133909572 gene encoding probable splicing factor 3A subunit 1, producing MAAAMGNPILTLPAPEGDGSDADHKQLQAPPPPPPPGAKAEPPATVATHTRTIGIIHPPPDIRVIIEKTATFVAKNGPEFERRIISHNQGNAKFNFLQPSDPYHAYYQHRVSELASAPPGADAPSGGEPDGADSAALAAAADGAVPADGAATADAKPDHSAPFRVPPPTKVLVPPKAELYTVRLPEGITGEELDIIKLTAQFVARNGKNFLTSLAQRESNNMQFHFIRPTHSMFPFFTSLTDAYSRVLKPEAGLLKELREGSKDLTTVLERCLNRLEWDRSQEQARQQAEDEIEQERMQMSMIDWHDFVVVETIEFADDEFEGLPVPPTLEELKRRKRMENLGEEEAMELTEPAKEVEMEMDEEEMQLVEEGMRATRLEENDRTQVKVAGDEEPPMRIVKNYKRPEERIPAERDPTKFVVSPITGELIPISEMEEHMRISLIDPKYKEQKERMLAKIKETTLAPDDEISRNIVGLARTRPDIFGTTEEEVSNAVKAEIEKKKDEQPKQVIWDGHSGSIGRTATEALAVGREEHVDSSNVDGRPIPGSAPLIRPGMPLPRPPQPLPLVNVPRFIAPNAPQYSHMSGVPQMMPHMHPPQQQIPGQPPMIRMPGQMGHMPTSIPPPPGQAQFMPGPPRPFSMPPLQHMPPMINPIGIPQPPAPPLPPQPPAEEQPPPPDEPEPKRQRTDDAALIPAEQFLAQHPGPARISVSVPNLDEGNLRGQVLVISVQSLSDTVGSLKEQIAGELQLPANKQKLSVRTSFLKDNLTLAYYNVGPGVVINLTLRERGGRKK